Below is a window of bacterium DNA.
TATTTACACAGGCATCAATAGCCGATTCATTCGCATTGGTATCGATGTTCAACGCGGCTAATCTTACCGGCGGCCGCGGTGTGACCGCCCGCTGGAGCGCCTTGGTGGGCGATGGAACTGATAAAGATGAGAATATTCACGTAGGACGTCCCGCATCATCCTTTGGTATTTCTGTCCCACTTCGTGGGCTTTGCTTCGGAAGAAATCAACGCTTTCTCTATCAACCACCAAAGTAACTTTAACGGGGTCTCTTTTTGGAAAAAGATCTTCAGGGGGGGGGAGGAAATCAGAAACGACATGTAAGTTTCCGATAGGCTGACTAAGATCGTGTTTTTTCATAGAGGACCTTTCCTTTTCGCCAAAAACCGGCGCCAATAATACGAACTTTCTTGTCACGATAAGTGAAACGAACAGTGGCTACACGATTGTTCACCCGCCCCACACAAAATAAACGTTCTTCTTGGCTGGAATGTTTGTCATCGTGTGTGATGAGGCGATGGGGATCCGCAAAAGCGGCCGTTGCCTCTCGGAAACTCAGACCGTGGCGGTGGATATTCTCACGTTCTTTCGCGGCATTCCAGGTAAATGAACCGAAATGGACGTCGTCGTTCATTGATCGCATTATACCATGGATATGGTTAATTCACCATATCGTTAATGCCCAACGTAAGAATTCAGCGGCGGGCCGCCGTTTGGCCCGTCCGCTGGAATGAATTGTTGGGCAATTTGATTATTTCGAAGGCGATATTCATTGCTTCAAAACGATCAGCGAAATCAATCCCCTCTTCACGAAGTTTATCCATAAGAATCTGATGATACTTGGACCGAAGTTCATTGATCTCTT
It encodes the following:
- a CDS encoding BrnT family toxin, producing MNDDVHFGSFTWNAAKERENIHRHGLSFREATAAFADPHRLITHDDKHSSQEERLFCVGRVNNRVATVRFTYRDKKVRIIGAGFWRKGKVLYEKTRS